A single window of Halobacillus naozhouensis DNA harbors:
- a CDS encoding DUF3021 domain-containing protein, whose protein sequence is MRRFLFRSILGIFFGGFIATLTTIAHIYFGEQSLIDGDLFLKNSLGFIFCGWLFTVTPLYFEIRSLRLSQQTALHFITVTILYLIFALGIGWIAVDITNILIYLIIAVITYSIAWLGFYLYFKYECRKLNDDLKHIK, encoded by the coding sequence ATGAGAAGATTTTTATTCAGAAGTATTTTGGGCATCTTCTTCGGTGGATTTATTGCAACACTTACAACAATCGCCCATATCTACTTTGGTGAACAGAGCCTTATCGACGGAGATCTTTTTCTAAAAAACTCGCTTGGATTTATTTTTTGCGGCTGGCTATTCACCGTCACTCCACTATATTTTGAAATAAGATCACTACGTCTTTCTCAACAAACAGCACTCCATTTTATCACCGTTACTATTCTCTACTTAATTTTTGCGTTAGGGATAGGCTGGATTGCAGTCGATATCACGAACATCCTCATCTATCTTATTATAGCTGTCATCACTTATAGTATTGCCTGGCTCGGGTTCTATCTATATTTTAAATATGAATGTAGAAAACTTAATGATGATCTGAAGCATATTAAATAG
- a CDS encoding LytTR family DNA-binding domain-containing protein has translation MKISLDIDPAHEETKVTIHCKEMDASVKEILDFLNERETEFIVGRKGEKQHILMPREVHYFHSEGDTVFATSSDGGFKVKEKLYELEQLLPSKQFIRLSKSVIANLYEVSHFESSFNGTLCVYFKSGVKEYASRHYVTKIKEFLKMNRRENK, from the coding sequence ATGAAGATCTCGTTAGACATAGATCCTGCCCATGAAGAAACGAAAGTTACGATTCATTGTAAAGAAATGGACGCTTCCGTCAAAGAAATTCTCGACTTCCTTAATGAGAGGGAAACCGAATTTATTGTGGGCAGAAAGGGAGAAAAGCAGCACATTTTAATGCCTCGTGAAGTCCATTATTTCCATTCTGAAGGAGATACAGTGTTTGCCACCTCTTCTGATGGAGGCTTCAAAGTAAAAGAAAAATTGTATGAGCTGGAACAGCTACTTCCGTCTAAACAGTTTATTCGACTTTCAAAGTCTGTCATCGCCAACTTATATGAAGTGAGCCACTTTGAGTCCTCATTTAACGGCACACTCTGTGTGTATTTCAAATCAGGAGTAAAAGAGTACGCTTCAAGACATTATGTAACTAAGATTAAGGAATTTTTAAAGATGAATAGGAGGGAGAATAAATGA
- a CDS encoding dihydroorotate dehydrogenase, translating into MPDWSYHPLFKPWLTKLPPGISREFIYRSMGCISSIRGGRSFIELLGHLDPPTELNSTVDGVPYASSIGVSARLDPKGTGAKSFSSLGINVIEAGPVSLTSSSAKESIMNKDREEIWFPFPEPTKTVEECRNQIKRFSGPVIVTIDEQMTGEEAHIIINKLSDEADSFSISLEQAFELRTAAIDKNLYIHQIADCLKADQLSSLMSSNQFNGVMIEPTKVWDEEYFTESRDAAKSLVKAVRMIQEKVSQTCTVITKGGIREPIEAHELHQLGVSLLLLEEGYVFTGPGLPKRINELWLSDGFTERDDSGARWGLLFGLAILFAGIIALVFSMTRVILPYDEAFIGMSRDQIAVFNPRILAFMAHDRMALAGTMISGGILYIQLARHGLVYRMRWANRAFHVAAILGFLGIFAFIGYGYFDWLHGVFWLLLLPIYIKCFRLTKRSYAHPGSINRSNHSAWQKANWGQLLFVLLGSLIAIGGVVIMFIGMTHVFVPTDITFLCVTPDMLQSLNERLIPVIAHDRAGFGGALVSVGVLVLLLSLWGFREGESWVWNTLAVGAPPAFVAGLATHFVIGYTSFYHLLPAYLLVVIYVLGLVLSYPYLKRRQSVNL; encoded by the coding sequence ATGCCAGATTGGAGTTATCACCCGTTATTCAAGCCCTGGTTAACTAAACTGCCGCCAGGAATTTCAAGAGAATTTATATACAGAAGTATGGGCTGTATTTCATCGATCCGAGGAGGCCGTTCATTTATTGAACTGCTCGGTCATTTGGATCCCCCAACCGAGTTAAATTCCACTGTTGATGGAGTGCCTTATGCAAGTTCAATCGGTGTAAGCGCTCGGCTTGATCCAAAAGGAACAGGGGCAAAAAGTTTTTCGTCATTAGGAATTAATGTCATTGAGGCAGGCCCTGTTTCTCTTACTAGCAGCTCTGCAAAAGAGTCTATAATGAACAAAGATCGTGAGGAAATCTGGTTTCCTTTTCCCGAGCCTACAAAGACAGTTGAGGAGTGTAGAAATCAGATTAAACGCTTTAGCGGACCTGTCATTGTTACCATAGATGAGCAGATGACAGGTGAAGAAGCACATATCATCATTAATAAACTAAGTGACGAGGCGGATTCGTTCTCGATCAGTCTAGAACAAGCTTTCGAGTTAAGAACAGCTGCCATCGATAAAAATCTATACATACATCAGATTGCGGATTGTCTGAAAGCTGACCAACTTTCTTCTTTGATGAGCTCAAACCAGTTCAATGGGGTAATGATAGAACCTACTAAGGTATGGGATGAGGAATATTTTACGGAAAGTAGGGATGCTGCCAAGTCGCTCGTCAAGGCGGTCCGTATGATTCAGGAGAAAGTATCCCAAACATGCACGGTGATCACCAAGGGGGGAATAAGGGAACCGATTGAGGCGCATGAGCTCCATCAGTTGGGAGTCTCTCTTCTATTACTAGAGGAAGGGTATGTTTTCACGGGACCAGGTTTGCCGAAGCGAATCAATGAACTGTGGTTATCTGATGGATTTACAGAACGGGATGATTCAGGGGCTCGCTGGGGATTGCTGTTTGGATTAGCGATTTTATTCGCTGGCATTATTGCCTTAGTGTTCAGTATGACGCGGGTTATTTTACCGTATGATGAAGCTTTTATTGGGATGAGCCGAGATCAGATTGCGGTGTTTAACCCTAGAATTCTAGCTTTCATGGCGCATGATCGAATGGCCCTGGCAGGAACGATGATCAGCGGAGGAATTCTTTATATCCAGTTGGCCCGACATGGATTGGTCTATAGGATGCGATGGGCAAACCGTGCCTTTCATGTTGCAGCTATTTTAGGTTTCCTGGGGATTTTTGCTTTTATTGGCTATGGATATTTTGATTGGCTCCATGGTGTATTTTGGCTGCTGCTTCTTCCAATTTATATAAAATGTTTTCGACTTACAAAGCGTTCCTATGCCCACCCTGGCTCAATCAACCGTTCCAATCACTCGGCATGGCAAAAAGCGAATTGGGGTCAGTTGTTATTTGTGCTCCTAGGTTCTCTTATTGCAATAGGCGGGGTGGTGATTATGTTCATTGGGATGACTCATGTATTCGTACCAACGGATATCACCTTTTTGTGTGTAACACCTGACATGCTGCAATCACTCAATGAACGTCTGATACCTGTTATTGCGCATGACCGTGCGGGCTTTGGTGGAGCGTTAGTCAGTGTAGGAGTTTTAGTGCTTCTTTTATCACTATGGGGATTTCGAGAGGGAGAGAGCTGGGTATGGAATACGCTGGCAGTAGGCGCACCGCCGGCATTTGTCGCAGGTCTCGCGACTCATTTTGTAATTGGGTATACCTCTTTCTATCATCTACTTCCAGCCTACTTACTGGTTGTCATTTATGTTCTAGGATTAGTGTTATCCTACCCTTATTTAAAAAGAAGGCAGTCGGTCAATTTGTAA
- a CDS encoding DUF1835 domain-containing protein, translated as MKTEIDKMMKSLSGEEVHSLLKQVLLRIDIFETTGYPEKQLITDLLDLKKRISKIHGLRANPRKEYEKQTVRKVHITFDESSGGALRFALRNNLKADGEKVIAFPDKFSRGPVWKLHTKEGLNYRKDWLYYHINLDDKYFDEYEEKFNKIREQIEAIPTHIPITIWFGDNAHEQTGLLFALYLLQQAPNPTFLINATSEYHRTFPGKCIAGYPLSTSEISSDKLAAIYQRTTTEEVDSVKRTDLGNEWNSLSSSRKKLRIWQNGQIDAVPEDLLDDFIIESLRNIHKERGNGDFVKSARLIGEVIGHSTHVVGDGFIEYRVRQLIINGILDLKSVPKAMRCYEVKLRSS; from the coding sequence ATGAAAACAGAGATAGATAAAATGATGAAATCCCTATCAGGGGAAGAAGTCCATTCCTTGCTGAAACAAGTATTACTACGAATAGACATCTTCGAAACGACTGGCTACCCAGAAAAGCAATTGATTACAGATTTACTGGATTTAAAGAAAAGGATTTCAAAGATACACGGGCTTCGGGCAAATCCACGAAAAGAATATGAGAAGCAAACGGTTAGGAAAGTTCATATTACTTTCGATGAATCCAGTGGAGGGGCATTGAGATTTGCTCTTAGAAACAATTTGAAAGCAGATGGAGAGAAAGTTATAGCTTTTCCAGATAAATTTTCAAGGGGCCCCGTTTGGAAATTACATACTAAAGAAGGGCTGAACTATCGAAAAGACTGGCTATATTATCATATTAACCTGGATGATAAATATTTCGATGAATACGAGGAGAAATTTAACAAGATTCGTGAACAAATAGAAGCCATTCCCACACACATTCCCATTACAATTTGGTTTGGTGATAATGCCCACGAACAGACAGGTTTACTTTTTGCCCTTTACTTGTTGCAGCAAGCGCCTAATCCCACATTTCTCATCAATGCTACGAGTGAGTATCATAGAACTTTTCCGGGAAAGTGCATAGCTGGCTATCCGTTAAGTACGAGTGAAATCTCTTCAGACAAGCTAGCCGCAATTTATCAAAGGACTACAACTGAAGAGGTTGATTCTGTAAAGCGAACAGATCTAGGGAACGAATGGAATAGTCTATCTTCAAGTAGGAAGAAACTGAGGATCTGGCAAAATGGTCAAATTGATGCCGTGCCAGAAGACCTCCTAGATGATTTTATCATCGAATCACTGCGAAACATTCATAAAGAGCGGGGAAACGGTGATTTTGTTAAATCAGCCCGATTAATTGGAGAAGTGATTGGTCACTCTACACATGTGGTAGGAGATGGTTTTATAGAATACAGGGTTAGACAACTCATTATAAACGGAATCTTAGATTTAAAAAGTGTTCCAAAAGCTATGAGGTGTTATGAGGTTAAGCTTCGTTCTTCCTGA
- a CDS encoding HAD hydrolase-like protein: protein MSQSLIFDMDGTLFQTNKILELSLVGTFDYLRLLGEWDKKTPTEEYREMMGVPLPEVWETLLPHHSNEIRDKANNLFQEKLINNIFKGNGALFPHVEEIFSYLKELDYKIYIASNGQPAYLHAIVDYYRLNNWVTETFSIGQIQSLNKTDLIASIIKKYRIKKGAVVGDRISDIKAAQENGLVAVGCKFDFAKEEELAQADLVIEELNEIKVILSRLKELVDA from the coding sequence ATGTCGCAATCACTAATCTTTGATATGGACGGAACGTTATTTCAAACCAACAAAATTTTAGAGTTGTCACTGGTGGGTACCTTTGACTATTTAAGATTACTCGGTGAATGGGATAAAAAAACACCTACTGAAGAATATCGTGAAATGATGGGTGTACCATTGCCTGAAGTGTGGGAAACACTATTACCTCATCATTCAAACGAAATTCGCGATAAAGCTAATAATTTATTCCAGGAAAAATTGATTAACAATATTTTTAAAGGAAACGGTGCTCTGTTTCCGCATGTTGAAGAGATATTTAGTTACTTAAAAGAGCTTGACTACAAAATATACATAGCCAGTAATGGTCAACCAGCCTATTTACATGCAATTGTTGATTATTATCGCTTGAATAATTGGGTGACTGAAACCTTTAGTATTGGTCAAATCCAATCGCTGAATAAAACGGATTTAATTGCATCGATCATTAAAAAATATAGGATTAAAAAAGGAGCAGTCGTTGGGGATCGTATATCTGATATCAAGGCAGCTCAGGAAAATGGTTTAGTGGCAGTAGGCTGTAAATTTGATTTTGCAAAAGAAGAAGAACTCGCGCAGGCTGACCTAGTTATTGAGGAGCTAAATGAGATTAAAGTGATTCTAAGCAGGTTAAAGGAACTAGTTGATGCCTGA